One region of Maribacter dokdonensis DSW-8 genomic DNA includes:
- a CDS encoding Type 1 glutamine amidotransferase-like domain-containing protein, which yields MKKQMVIYGSGRHTVPFLNYIAKATGKEKPNMCFIPTASGEDAQYIASFYEVCSQIDVTPHVLSVWINSYDQKESFDEIISRMDAIIVGGGNTLNMLAIWKAQGIDVALKKAYDNGVVMGGGSAGSLCWFNGGTTDSRPKELSIVGGMSFIDKSHCPHYNSETSRRPLYFENIKTGKLSDGYACDDRSAIHFIDGEVHTSVSLNNENHSYYVYLKDGEIVEELIPSTVIT from the coding sequence ATGAAAAAGCAAATGGTAATTTACGGCAGTGGCCGCCATACCGTACCTTTCTTAAACTACATTGCCAAAGCTACTGGCAAGGAAAAACCGAATATGTGTTTTATTCCTACAGCTAGTGGTGAAGACGCTCAGTATATTGCTTCTTTCTATGAGGTGTGCTCACAGATAGATGTTACCCCACATGTACTTTCGGTCTGGATTAATTCTTACGACCAAAAAGAATCGTTCGATGAGATCATCTCCCGGATGGATGCCATAATCGTTGGTGGTGGAAATACGTTGAACATGCTCGCCATTTGGAAAGCGCAAGGCATTGATGTTGCCCTTAAAAAAGCTTATGACAACGGCGTAGTTATGGGTGGTGGCAGCGCTGGTTCTTTATGCTGGTTTAATGGCGGTACTACAGATTCTAGACCAAAAGAATTAAGTATTGTTGGCGGCATGTCATTTATAGACAAGAGCCACTGCCCGCATTACAATTCTGAAACTTCACGAAGACCTTTATACTTTGAAAACATAAAGACCGGCAAACTATCCGATGGTTATGCCTGCGACGACCGTTCCGCTATTCATTTTATTGATGGTGAAGTTCATACTTCAGTCTCATTGAACAATGAAAACCATTCGTACTACGTATATTTAAAAGATGGTGAAATTGTAGAAGAACTGATACCGAGTACTGTTATTACATAA
- a CDS encoding DEAD/DEAH box helicase, with the protein MTFKELGLAEPILKALEAEGYTHPTPIQEQSIPILLKGKDLLGVAQTGTGKTAAFGIPILHQLYEGISLSQNKRKIKALIVTPTRELAIQIAESFTAYGKYTGLRNTVIFGGVKQGKQVNALRGGVDILIATPGRLLDLMNQGFISFRDLEHVVLDEADQMLDMGFIHDIKKIIAKLPPKRQSLFFSATMPKDIVELSRKMLGDFERVTIKPEQATAEKVEQGVYFVSKPNKPKLLIHIIKENPESTLIVFSRTKHGANKIVKKLDQAGIRSAAIHGNKSQTARQKALSAFKEGDLKVLVATDIAARGIDVEDLSLVVNYDLPNVSETYVHRIGRTGRANASGTALSFCDKEERPYLRDIEKLIKQSVPRMPEHQFVDEDTPQDTDSQPAQQQRKQGNSRNKNKNRNRPGGNNFRGKNNRNSSRPKKRTDSSRSE; encoded by the coding sequence ATGACATTTAAAGAACTCGGCTTAGCCGAACCTATCCTTAAGGCATTAGAGGCTGAAGGATATACTCACCCTACTCCAATTCAAGAACAATCCATACCCATATTACTGAAAGGCAAAGATTTATTGGGCGTTGCACAAACGGGAACCGGTAAAACGGCTGCATTTGGTATTCCTATCCTACATCAATTATATGAAGGTATAAGCCTTAGCCAGAATAAAAGAAAAATTAAGGCGCTGATAGTAACACCTACCCGTGAACTTGCCATTCAAATAGCCGAAAGTTTTACGGCGTACGGAAAATACACAGGCCTACGTAATACCGTTATTTTTGGCGGAGTAAAACAGGGTAAACAAGTAAACGCCCTTAGAGGAGGCGTTGATATATTAATTGCTACTCCCGGTCGCTTATTAGACCTAATGAACCAAGGTTTTATTTCTTTTAGAGATTTAGAACACGTAGTACTTGATGAAGCTGACCAAATGCTGGACATGGGCTTTATTCATGATATTAAGAAAATCATAGCAAAATTGCCTCCTAAACGACAGTCATTATTCTTTTCGGCAACTATGCCAAAAGACATTGTTGAGCTTTCTAGAAAAATGTTGGGCGATTTTGAACGCGTTACCATTAAGCCAGAACAAGCTACAGCAGAGAAAGTTGAACAAGGGGTATATTTTGTTAGCAAGCCTAACAAACCAAAACTGCTTATCCATATCATTAAAGAGAACCCTGAGAGTACCCTTATTGTTTTCTCCAGAACTAAGCATGGTGCCAATAAAATTGTCAAGAAATTAGACCAAGCAGGTATACGTTCTGCAGCCATACACGGTAATAAATCGCAAACTGCAAGACAAAAGGCACTAAGCGCTTTTAAAGAGGGAGATCTTAAGGTATTGGTTGCAACCGATATTGCCGCAAGGGGTATTGATGTAGAAGACCTTTCATTGGTCGTTAATTATGATTTACCAAACGTATCCGAAACGTATGTTCACCGTATAGGCAGAACAGGTAGGGCAAATGCAAGTGGTACGGCACTATCTTTTTGTGACAAAGAAGAAAGACCCTACTTACGTGATATCGAGAAATTAATAAAACAATCTGTACCTCGCATGCCAGAGCATCAATTCGTAGATGAAGACACTCCGCAAGATACGGACAGTCAACCGGCACAACAACAAAGAAAACAAGGCAACTCCCGTAATAAAAACAAAAACAGAAACAGGCCTGGTGGTAACAACTTTAGAGGTAAGAATAATAGGAATTCGAGCAGACCTAAAAAACGAACAGATTCTAGCAGAAGCGAATAG
- a CDS encoding ATP-binding protein has protein sequence MIKQSLLFITLFFSMLITASGQENPVDKNGLALDTIIHFTKADVDPLFGLTLKNREGWIFKSGNEKDLSPVEIDLAGWERLSPSEITNDMVDSSGKFEGWFRLQFTIDSAIAKLPLYLDKEDHAAEDIYLNGKLFRQFGEKGNDRASFKEHIQDFEIRTPIFLEPDTVHTLTIHYVDYSTYGNITKALVGSTRIVSNAYFDYMSLLSFKALFDLISSFIFSILFWLLYILIRDEKELLIIALFCTVMLLETIASAFFGGDSLFFTLPSNIMITLDYVSNILFFFFPILCLLLGYRMLYGNLKKWLILFCIIASLAMYFSSYSYLITVIGIAIFLLIFALKSRKKVISVRVVMFSLFLSFTTSYLGLIYRWLASGDHLSLRLVSVNSDLIGKGIFYFGMLAFVAYRMREKNEDMRKNAMELVKVEAEKSALIASQNEKLELKVKERTSELNQSLDELKTTQSQLIQSEKMASLGELTAGIAHEIQNPLNFVNNFSEVSSELVDEMNEELDKGDFEEVKAISLDIKQNLEKINHHGKRADNIVKGMLQHSRSSNGTKELTDINALADEYLRLAYHGLRAKDKSFNAELITDFDESIGKVNIVPQDMGRVILNLITNAFYAVNEKANSDIEGYKPTVKITSKRTPLLGGVGGGSQSVQISISDNGNGIPKEIVEKIFQPFFTTKPTGQGTGLGLSMSYDIITKGHSGELLVTTQQGEGTTFKIIFPII, from the coding sequence ATGATTAAACAATCCCTCCTATTCATCACGCTATTTTTCTCTATGCTAATTACGGCAAGTGGGCAAGAAAACCCGGTAGATAAAAATGGATTGGCACTAGATACCATTATACATTTTACGAAAGCAGATGTAGATCCACTATTTGGTTTAACGTTGAAAAATAGAGAAGGTTGGATTTTTAAATCGGGCAATGAAAAAGATTTATCTCCTGTAGAGATTGATTTAGCTGGCTGGGAACGATTAAGTCCTTCTGAGATAACTAATGATATGGTAGATAGTTCTGGAAAATTTGAAGGATGGTTCAGATTGCAGTTTACTATTGATAGTGCTATAGCAAAGCTTCCTCTCTATTTAGATAAAGAAGATCATGCTGCTGAGGATATTTATTTAAATGGAAAGTTGTTCCGCCAATTTGGCGAAAAAGGGAACGATAGAGCCTCATTTAAAGAACACATTCAAGATTTTGAAATAAGAACCCCAATATTTTTAGAACCTGATACAGTACATACATTAACGATACATTATGTTGACTATAGCACTTATGGAAACATAACCAAAGCTCTAGTGGGTTCAACCAGAATTGTATCCAACGCGTATTTTGACTATATGAGTTTATTGAGTTTTAAAGCTTTATTTGACTTGATCAGCTCTTTTATATTCTCAATTCTTTTCTGGCTTCTCTATATTCTAATTAGAGATGAAAAGGAGTTATTAATTATAGCTCTTTTTTGCACTGTAATGTTACTAGAAACCATTGCATCGGCATTCTTTGGTGGAGATAGTTTATTTTTCACCCTACCTTCTAACATCATGATTACATTAGATTATGTAAGTAATATTTTATTTTTCTTCTTCCCTATATTATGTCTTTTATTGGGCTATAGGATGTTATATGGAAACCTTAAAAAATGGTTGATTCTATTCTGTATAATAGCATCTTTAGCAATGTATTTCAGTTCTTATTCCTACCTAATTACGGTAATAGGGATTGCCATATTTTTACTCATTTTCGCATTAAAATCCAGAAAAAAAGTAATATCTGTCAGGGTAGTCATGTTTAGTTTATTTTTATCATTTACTACTTCTTATCTAGGACTTATATATAGATGGCTCGCTTCTGGTGATCATCTTAGTTTAAGATTAGTTTCTGTAAACAGTGACTTAATCGGTAAGGGAATTTTTTATTTTGGAATGTTGGCATTTGTCGCATATCGCATGAGAGAGAAAAATGAGGATATGCGTAAAAATGCAATGGAACTTGTAAAGGTCGAAGCTGAAAAGAGTGCGCTTATTGCTTCTCAAAATGAAAAGTTAGAATTAAAAGTAAAAGAAAGAACATCAGAATTAAATCAATCCTTAGATGAATTAAAAACCACCCAATCTCAACTCATCCAATCTGAAAAAATGGCGAGTCTTGGAGAGTTAACTGCTGGTATTGCCCATGAAATTCAAAACCCCTTAAACTTCGTCAATAATTTCTCTGAAGTAAGCAGCGAACTTGTTGATGAAATGAACGAGGAATTGGATAAAGGAGATTTTGAAGAAGTGAAGGCTATTTCGTTGGATATCAAACAAAACCTTGAAAAAATAAACCATCACGGCAAACGTGCAGACAATATTGTAAAAGGTATGTTACAACATTCTAGAAGTAGTAATGGCACAAAAGAACTTACGGATATAAATGCCCTTGCCGATGAGTATTTGCGCTTGGCCTATCATGGTCTGCGAGCAAAGGATAAATCTTTTAATGCAGAACTCATAACCGATTTTGACGAGAGCATTGGAAAAGTAAATATTGTACCACAAGACATGGGGAGGGTAATTCTCAATTTGATTACCAATGCCTTTTATGCGGTAAATGAAAAAGCTAATTCTGACATTGAAGGTTATAAACCTACCGTAAAAATTACCTCAAAGCGAACTCCCCTCCTTGGAGGGGTTGGGGGAGGGTCTCAAAGTGTACAAATTTCTATTTCCGATAACGGTAATGGCATTCCGAAGGAAATTGTAGAGAAAATATTCCAACCCTTTTTCACCACCAAACCTACCGGGCAGGGTACCGGCTTGGGTTTAAGTATGAGTTACGATATTATTACTAAGGGGCATAGTGGTGAATTGCTGGTAACAACACAACAAGGTGAAGGAACCACTTTTAAAATCATTTTTCCTATAATTTAA
- a CDS encoding sensor histidine kinase, with translation MKHILYIIGFLLSLTVFSQEDKVLVITDSTVADNWMILGMDWRYQKGDNKLWANPEFDDSTWNKFSSNNLNLLDGKNVIADRGEIVWLRKRIMADQSLNDALVLNIFQEGASEIYLDGKLIHQLGSVSSNKDEVIYHNPFSQVLHLPLEIGKEQILAVRFVNAQYKYPIYYHNGLIRIYISSLRNANSTDVVKNKRVAFFQQYVNSYYISLGLAILMFIIFLSFFIFFPKEKINGYFAASLLFLILFTLGVLSFYHNTGTYFWLTFYYDTCILISSLILLFCFYKILAQPIDLVFKAISFLCFLTIGCYFLYDPEQLGPIWSIFLYAGIIRLSLKSWNKNKVASFLFLSSSCINLAFWILMICWYMGLVDQRIDKFIPFSFMLVPVVLAIYLGYAFGKRSQDLRLNLNRVQELSKEKESILSQQKNTLEQQVKERTAALNQSLEELKTTQSQLIQSEKMASLGELTAGIAHEIQNPLNFVNNFSEVSNELVDEMNEELDKGDLEEVKAISLDIKQNLEKINHHGKRADNIVKGMLQHSRSNSGTKEPTDINALADEYLRLAYHGLRAKDKSFNAELITDFDESIGKVNIVPQDMGRVILNLITNAFYAVNEKKQRDVSFKPIVAVSTKKSDEHITISVSDNGDGIPEKVKEKIFQPFFTTKPTGQGTGLGLSMSYDIVTKGHDGKLKVETTKNKGTTFIIELPN, from the coding sequence ATGAAACATATATTATACATTATTGGCTTTCTACTTTCGTTGACAGTTTTTAGTCAAGAGGACAAAGTGTTAGTCATTACAGATAGTACTGTTGCTGATAACTGGATGATTCTTGGAATGGATTGGCGTTATCAAAAAGGAGATAATAAATTATGGGCAAATCCAGAATTTGATGATTCTACCTGGAATAAATTCTCTAGTAATAACTTAAATCTGCTTGATGGAAAAAACGTAATTGCAGATAGGGGCGAAATTGTATGGTTGCGTAAACGTATTATGGCAGACCAGTCATTAAATGATGCACTGGTTTTAAATATCTTTCAAGAAGGAGCTTCAGAAATTTATTTAGATGGCAAACTAATTCACCAATTGGGCAGTGTAAGCTCTAATAAGGATGAAGTTATCTACCATAACCCATTTAGCCAAGTGCTTCATTTACCTTTAGAGATAGGCAAGGAACAAATTTTAGCTGTACGTTTTGTCAATGCGCAATACAAATACCCTATCTACTATCATAACGGACTAATTAGAATTTATATATCGTCTTTGCGTAATGCCAATTCAACTGATGTGGTAAAGAATAAACGTGTAGCTTTTTTTCAACAATATGTCAATAGTTATTATATCTCACTTGGTCTTGCTATTCTAATGTTTATTATTTTCCTATCGTTTTTTATTTTCTTTCCTAAAGAGAAAATTAACGGTTATTTTGCTGCCTCTTTATTATTCTTAATTCTATTTACATTAGGAGTATTGTCGTTCTATCATAATACTGGCACTTATTTTTGGCTAACTTTTTATTATGACACTTGCATTCTTATTTCAAGCCTTATTCTTTTGTTCTGTTTTTACAAAATATTAGCACAGCCTATAGACCTTGTTTTTAAAGCTATTAGTTTTTTATGTTTTTTAACTATAGGTTGTTACTTTTTATATGATCCTGAGCAGTTGGGGCCAATCTGGTCAATTTTCCTTTATGCTGGTATTATACGTTTAAGTTTAAAATCTTGGAACAAAAATAAAGTTGCCAGCTTTTTATTTTTAAGTTCTAGTTGTATTAACCTGGCCTTTTGGATTTTAATGATATGTTGGTATATGGGTTTAGTAGACCAGCGGATAGATAAATTTATTCCTTTTTCTTTTATGCTCGTTCCTGTTGTTTTAGCTATCTATTTAGGTTACGCATTTGGAAAGCGCAGTCAAGATTTAAGATTAAATTTAAATCGTGTCCAAGAATTATCCAAAGAAAAAGAATCCATTTTATCTCAACAAAAAAATACTTTAGAGCAACAAGTTAAGGAGCGCACAGCAGCACTTAATCAATCTTTAGAAGAATTAAAAACCACCCAATCTCAACTCATCCAATCTGAAAAAATGGCGAGCCTTGGTGAACTCACTGCCGGCATTGCCCATGAAATTCAGAATCCGTTAAACTTCGTCAATAATTTCTCTGAGGTAAGCAACGAACTTGTTGATGAAATGAACGAGGAATTGGATAAAGGAGATCTTGAAGAAGTGAAGGCTATTTCATTGGATATCAAACAAAACCTAGAAAAAATAAACCATCACGGCAAACGTGCGGACAATATTGTAAAAGGTATGTTACAACATTCTAGAAGCAATAGCGGCACAAAAGAACCAACTGATATCAATGCCCTTGCTGATGAGTATTTGCGCTTAGCCTATCATGGTCTGCGAGCAAAGGATAAATCATTTAATGCAGAACTCATTACCGATTTTGACGAGAGCATTGGAAAAGTAAATATTGTACCACAGGACATGGGGCGGGTAATTCTTAATTTGATTACCAACGCGTTTTATGCGGTAAACGAGAAAAAACAAAGAGATGTTAGTTTTAAGCCCATAGTTGCTGTCAGTACCAAAAAGTCTGATGAACATATCACTATTAGTGTTTCTGATAATGGTGATGGTATTCCTGAAAAAGTCAAAGAGAAAATATTCCAGCCCTTTTTCACCACCAAACCTACCGGTCAAGGTACCGGCTTGGGGTTAAGCATGAGTTATGATATTGTGACAAAAGGACATGATGGAAAGTTAAAAGTGGAAACAACAAAAAATAAGGGAACCACATTTATTATAGAATTACCAAACTAG
- a CDS encoding ATP-binding protein, translating to MKNIQQSKLVLIIGFFCCLFLVSCHKQSKSETETTVGNFKVPETIPLQFTDPEPFEWETIINDTLTTPVFYDLNVDALPSKPFEFNEFKPLETPMKEYDLDWENFPVEKLKLDSASFTVTKSTIKKPTITKMKPPANMAGTNVNLLQLSTNEGLPSNDITSFLETEDGGIWIGSSMNNTPLTYYDGENALVYDYPGVYKMTFDQQGKLWLVSPGPNFLTVLDFINNTAYTITKTASFIPFDILCDHTGTLYIISDSEGIYKMDSEMKSLQKISNIGRNKPFKLFEDSKDNLWLGFIDGLAVLNKERTEIKTISTIANLEINSVVYEFKEDAQNGIWLSYPYPNPDTKTTPSILRIALDKNKVSVLGEENGYTIKGDNMEFDSDDNLWIFGPREAYILSANRNASKKIKLNAKREESLKIPTPLKRKDGSLWIASTDNGVIIANEFTLQTEYFDTTRGLIDDQVWEIEEDSKGELWLGTAAGINIIDLNKNTIKTLSFEQLHSAPNTINFIKEISPDMYYLSTRPGFSILDKKKNKLSVYANSSNIFGAGISILNEGTIANYSRLGLYIFNIENNTVKKAVSKNGQEILNAGSGSIIAYDKEILWVPTTNGLAKLNLKTNSVSYLSKEQGLSHENVSSAKLSNEGELWIATLNGIDILNLEQNTLTTIESENGLYPLDFYDLVERGNFMYAASGNGLIAMEKATAKTTDKGFYNFNGGLGFKSNDYLQNSPKFLKNGQFWSGVTNDSNEWKLLVLNSEPQQDSTTGTVKINNIFVMDENPGFGFNLKKDSTKVQTSTYANTNGITWESVKHLYNLPQGLILPYDQNSISFSYGSNDIFNRDKLNYRFILDGEDEDWSYAANATKTKNYYNLKPGDYTFKVADRSGNSDWSVPDTLSFKINPPWWQTWWAYLLFGLIAASILRAYIVFRARKLTKENRILEERVSHRTVQLKTKIDELKSTQSKLIQSEKMASLGELTAGIAHEIQNPLNFVNNFSEVNKELLEELEEEIENGNYDEVKALAKDVSANEDKIIFHGKRADGIVKGMLQHSRSSTGQKEMTDINTLSDEYLRLAYHGLRAKDKSFNATLNTDFDDAIGKINIVGQDIGRVILNLITNAFYVVKKKKEENPKGYEPTVSVSTEKLGKMVLIKVSDNGNGVPKEVLDKIFQPFFTTKPSGEGTGLGLSLSYDIVKVHGGELTVETKQGEGTTFTISLPMK from the coding sequence ATGAAAAATATACAACAAAGTAAACTTGTACTTATAATAGGCTTTTTCTGCTGCTTGTTTTTGGTTTCTTGCCACAAACAAAGCAAGTCCGAAACGGAAACTACAGTAGGTAATTTTAAGGTTCCAGAAACCATCCCATTACAATTTACGGACCCCGAACCTTTTGAATGGGAAACCATAATCAATGATACGCTGACAACTCCCGTTTTTTATGATTTAAACGTAGATGCCTTGCCAAGCAAACCGTTTGAATTTAATGAATTTAAGCCACTGGAAACTCCCATGAAAGAATACGATTTGGATTGGGAAAATTTTCCTGTAGAGAAATTGAAGCTTGATTCTGCGTCATTTACAGTTACAAAATCTACCATAAAAAAACCAACTATTACTAAAATGAAACCCCCAGCGAATATGGCTGGCACAAATGTGAATCTTCTACAGCTTTCCACAAATGAGGGATTGCCCTCTAACGATATTACATCGTTTTTAGAAACTGAGGATGGTGGTATTTGGATAGGATCTTCCATGAATAATACACCCCTAACCTACTATGATGGTGAGAACGCCTTAGTTTACGATTACCCAGGAGTGTATAAAATGACATTTGACCAACAAGGTAAGCTTTGGTTGGTAAGTCCTGGACCAAATTTTTTAACGGTGTTAGACTTTATAAACAATACAGCCTATACAATAACTAAAACGGCAAGCTTTATACCGTTTGACATTCTTTGCGATCATACGGGAACCCTATACATAATCTCCGATAGTGAAGGGATATACAAAATGGACTCGGAAATGAAAAGTTTGCAAAAGATTTCAAATATAGGACGAAATAAGCCCTTTAAACTTTTTGAAGATAGCAAAGATAACTTATGGTTAGGGTTTATAGATGGTCTTGCGGTATTGAATAAAGAAAGAACTGAGATTAAAACAATCTCAACTATAGCCAATTTAGAAATAAATTCTGTTGTTTATGAATTTAAAGAAGATGCACAAAATGGTATTTGGTTAAGTTACCCTTACCCAAATCCTGATACTAAAACCACTCCAAGCATTTTAAGAATAGCATTAGATAAGAATAAAGTTAGTGTATTAGGTGAAGAAAACGGATATACCATAAAGGGTGACAATATGGAATTTGATTCTGACGACAACTTATGGATATTTGGCCCTAGAGAGGCATATATTCTAAGTGCAAATAGAAATGCCTCTAAAAAAATTAAGCTAAACGCTAAACGAGAAGAATCCCTTAAAATACCAACACCCTTAAAGCGTAAGGATGGGTCACTTTGGATTGCCTCCACTGATAATGGAGTAATTATCGCCAATGAATTTACTTTACAAACAGAATATTTTGATACCACCAGAGGCTTAATAGATGACCAAGTTTGGGAAATAGAAGAAGACTCAAAGGGTGAACTATGGCTTGGAACCGCTGCGGGTATAAATATTATTGACTTAAATAAAAATACTATAAAAACCCTAAGTTTTGAGCAATTACATAGTGCACCCAATACAATCAATTTTATCAAAGAAATATCACCGGACATGTATTATTTAAGCACAAGGCCCGGCTTTTCTATTCTTGATAAAAAGAAAAATAAACTTTCCGTCTATGCCAATTCTTCCAACATTTTTGGTGCAGGAATTTCTATTTTAAATGAAGGTACAATTGCGAACTACTCTAGATTAGGACTGTACATATTTAATATTGAAAACAACACCGTTAAAAAAGCAGTCTCTAAAAATGGCCAGGAAATTTTAAATGCAGGAAGCGGATCCATCATAGCTTATGACAAAGAAATTCTTTGGGTTCCTACTACAAACGGACTAGCCAAACTAAATTTAAAAACGAACTCTGTTAGTTATCTTAGTAAAGAGCAAGGTCTTAGCCATGAAAATGTATCTTCAGCAAAACTTTCTAATGAAGGTGAATTATGGATAGCAACCTTAAACGGTATAGACATACTTAATTTAGAACAAAATACGCTTACTACTATTGAAAGTGAAAATGGATTATACCCACTAGATTTTTACGACCTAGTTGAAAGAGGGAACTTTATGTATGCGGCTAGTGGTAATGGTTTAATTGCCATGGAAAAAGCCACTGCAAAAACAACAGATAAAGGCTTCTACAATTTTAATGGTGGACTCGGTTTTAAATCGAATGATTATTTACAAAATTCACCTAAATTTTTAAAAAACGGCCAGTTTTGGTCAGGTGTTACGAATGATTCCAATGAGTGGAAACTACTTGTTCTTAATTCAGAACCACAACAAGATAGTACTACTGGAACAGTGAAAATTAACAACATTTTCGTCATGGATGAAAACCCGGGGTTCGGGTTCAATCTAAAGAAAGATTCTACAAAGGTGCAAACTTCAACCTATGCCAATACCAATGGTATAACATGGGAGTCGGTAAAACATCTTTACAACCTACCTCAAGGCCTTATCCTACCCTATGACCAGAACAGTATTAGTTTTAGTTATGGAAGTAATGATATATTCAACAGGGATAAATTAAACTATCGTTTTATTCTAGATGGTGAAGATGAAGATTGGAGCTATGCTGCAAATGCTACCAAGACCAAAAACTATTATAACTTAAAACCAGGGGATTACACCTTCAAAGTGGCTGATAGAAGTGGGAATAGCGACTGGTCCGTTCCAGATACACTTTCATTTAAAATAAATCCGCCATGGTGGCAAACTTGGTGGGCATACTTGCTCTTCGGTTTAATTGCAGCTAGTATTTTAAGGGCATATATTGTTTTTAGAGCCAGAAAATTAACTAAAGAGAATAGAATCTTAGAAGAACGTGTTTCTCATAGAACGGTTCAGCTTAAGACTAAAATAGACGAATTAAAGTCTACACAATCAAAGCTTATACAATCCGAGAAAATGGCAAGTTTGGGTGAACTCACTGCCGGGATTGCCCATGAAATTCAAAATCCGCTAAACTTTGTCAACAACTTCTCTGAGGTAAATAAAGAACTTCTGGAAGAACTGGAAGAAGAAATTGAAAATGGTAATTATGATGAAGTAAAAGCTTTGGCTAAAGATGTATCTGCCAACGAAGATAAAATTATCTTTCATGGCAAACGTGCCGATGGTATCGTGAAAGGAATGCTACAGCATAGCCGTAGCAGCACCGGTCAAAAAGAAATGACTGATATCAATACTTTATCAGATGAATACCTACGCCTAGCCTACCATGGTTTACGTGCAAAGGACAAAAGCTTCAATGCCACGTTAAATACCGACTTTGATGATGCTATCGGTAAAATAAACATTGTTGGCCAGGATATTGGGAGGGTTATTCTAAACCTCATTACCAATGCCTTTTATGTGGTAAAAAAGAAAAAAGAAGAAAACCCAAAAGGTTACGAACCTACCGTTTCTGTAAGTACAGAAAAACTGGGCAAAATGGTGCTCATTAAAGTATCTGATAATGGTAATGGAGTGCCTAAAGAGGTATTGGATAAAATATTTCAGCCCTTTTTTACTACCAAACCTTCTGGTGAAGGCACCGGATTAGGACTATCGCTAAGCTATGATATTGTAAAGGTACATGGTGGCGAATTAACGGTAGAAACAAAACAAGGAGAAGGCACCACCTTCACCATCTCATTACCAATGAAATAA